CCCGGAGTGCCTCGCAACGCGCGCAACCGGGTCCGAGGATCTCGATCTTCATGGGGGACCTCCTTCTCCTGGTTTTGTGTCGTTCAGGCCCCCGGCCCGGCCAGCACCGGTGCCAGGAGGTGGTTCCATGTCCAGTAGCTCCCCGCCGCGATGAGCCCCGCGCCGCTGGCGGGTCGGGCCCACCGGTCGAGGCCTCGGGCCGCCTCGAAGACCCGGGCGGCGGCGTCGGCGCCGGCGGCGATGGCCGCCGCCGCGGCGGCCACCGGGAGGGCGGTGCCCACCCCGAAGGCGGCTGGCAGCAGGAACGGGGACCGCTCGGCCAGGACGAGCGGGAGGAGACTCCCGAAGAAGAGGGCCGCCGAGACGGGGCAGAAGGAGAGGGCGAAGAGGAAGCCGAGGGCCCCGGCGCCCCAGGCCCCGCCCCGGTCCGCCAGGTGCCGGGCCCCCGCCCCGGTGCGGGGGCCG
The window above is part of the Dissulfurirhabdus thermomarina genome. Proteins encoded here:
- a CDS encoding aromatic aminobenezylarsenical efflux permease ArsG family transporter, translated to MTHGIPSLLAAGWLGLLTSVSPCPLAGNLAAICYMAGGTGRCSGPAALRAGLCYTLGRAAAYAALASALSWGLLAVPRTAFFLETHMNRLMGPLLVATGAVLLGWLRLPAFGPRTGAGARHLADRGGAWGAGALGFLFALSFCPVSAALFFGSLLPLVLAERSPFLLPAAFGVGTALPVAAAAAAIAAGADAAARVFEAARGLDRWARPASGAGLIAAGSYWTWNHLLAPVLAGPGA